The Methanocella arvoryzae MRE50 genome includes a region encoding these proteins:
- a CDS encoding GDP-mannose 4,6-dehydratase translates to MQAGRYLVTGGLGQVGSYITESLLTSGAEVVILDDLSSNGRDSIPGSRLVKGDIRDRALVKDLVKDVDAIVHCAAQIFVARSVEDPSFDADNNIFGTINLLDAARNANIRRFVYFSSAAVYGDPLRLPVDEEHPQNPMSPYGVSKLSGEKYALAFQKIYGVHTTAIRPFNIYSPRQDPSNPYSGVISKFIDRASQGQPPIIFGDGTATRDFVSVHDVVQMVMLMLEKEAAVGKVFNCGTGHSTTIGQLARTIISLYGNEKLEPELHAERPGDIKYSYADISRARELLGYKPEVVLENGLREIVESKNMD, encoded by the coding sequence ATGCAAGCGGGACGGTACTTAGTCACAGGCGGCCTGGGCCAGGTAGGCTCGTACATCACTGAATCCCTTTTAACATCAGGAGCAGAAGTCGTCATCCTGGACGACCTGTCCTCGAACGGCAGGGACAGCATCCCGGGCTCGAGGCTGGTTAAAGGCGACATCCGGGACAGGGCCCTTGTGAAGGACCTCGTGAAAGACGTCGATGCGATCGTCCACTGTGCAGCCCAGATCTTCGTCGCCCGCTCCGTCGAGGATCCGTCCTTCGACGCCGACAACAACATCTTCGGCACCATCAACCTGCTCGACGCTGCCCGAAACGCTAACATCAGACGTTTCGTCTACTTCAGTTCCGCCGCCGTCTATGGCGATCCTCTTCGCCTCCCGGTTGACGAGGAACATCCCCAGAACCCGATGTCCCCGTATGGCGTCAGCAAGCTCTCGGGCGAGAAGTACGCTCTCGCCTTCCAGAAGATCTATGGTGTTCATACAACTGCGATCCGGCCGTTCAACATCTACAGCCCCCGGCAGGATCCGTCCAACCCTTACAGCGGGGTCATCTCGAAGTTCATCGATCGCGCCAGCCAGGGACAGCCCCCGATCATCTTCGGCGACGGCACTGCGACCAGGGACTTCGTCTCCGTGCACGACGTGGTGCAGATGGTCATGCTCATGCTGGAAAAAGAGGCTGCCGTCGGCAAGGTCTTCAACTGCGGCACCGGCCATTCCACCACCATTGGCCAGCTCGCCCGGACCATTATCAGCCTGTATGGCAACGAAAAGTTAGAGCCCGAGTTGCACGCCGAGAGGCCGGGGGATATCAAGTATAGCTATGCGGACATTTCCAGAGCCAGAGAGCTGCTCGGGTATAAGCCTGAGGTAGTGCTTGAAAATGGGCTCCGGGAGATCGTCGAGAGTAAAAATATGGATTAG
- the glmU gene encoding bifunctional sugar-1-phosphate nucleotidylyltransferase/acetyltransferase — protein sequence MRAVILAAGEGTRMRPLTENKPKVMLPVANKPMLEYTILEAKAAGITDFLLIVGYRKEAITSYFGDGSRLGVNIEYVVQEKQNGTGHAFGMAAQACDDRFIALNGDVTVSSGHLKKLIGRNEDAIITVKEVSDPRAYGVIETDGARVTRIVEKSPEPPTNLANAGIYLFDPCIFDAIEKTPLSPRGEIEITDSLQYLIDGGRSVGYEVMDSDWLDIGRPWQLLTANELALKDLKPAIEGEVEPNATLKGPVSVGKGTLIRNGAYIVGPCIIGENCDIGPNCFIRASTSIGNNVHIGNAVEIKNSIVMNGTKIGHLSYVGDSVIGERCNFGAGTKIANLRLDEKTIPVTVNGKKTDSGRRKLGCIMGDDVHTGIGSLINVGTSIGPGAFIGPGELAKGEIKKGERLITR from the coding sequence ATGCGCGCAGTAATCCTGGCAGCGGGCGAAGGCACCCGCATGCGCCCGCTCACCGAAAACAAGCCAAAAGTGATGTTGCCAGTGGCTAACAAGCCCATGCTGGAGTACACCATACTCGAGGCTAAAGCGGCGGGCATCACGGACTTTCTACTTATCGTAGGCTACCGGAAAGAAGCGATCACCAGCTACTTCGGCGACGGCTCCCGGCTCGGCGTGAACATTGAGTACGTCGTGCAGGAAAAGCAGAACGGCACCGGCCACGCTTTTGGAATGGCGGCCCAGGCGTGCGACGACCGGTTCATCGCATTAAATGGCGATGTTACGGTGAGTTCCGGGCATTTGAAAAAGCTGATCGGCAGGAATGAGGACGCCATCATCACCGTGAAAGAGGTCTCCGACCCCCGGGCCTACGGGGTTATAGAGACTGACGGCGCCAGAGTCACTCGCATCGTGGAGAAGTCCCCCGAGCCGCCGACCAACCTGGCGAACGCGGGCATCTACTTATTCGATCCCTGCATCTTCGACGCCATCGAGAAGACGCCTCTGTCGCCCCGGGGAGAGATCGAGATCACAGATTCTTTGCAGTATTTAATAGACGGCGGCCGCTCCGTAGGCTACGAAGTCATGGACAGCGACTGGCTGGACATCGGCAGGCCGTGGCAGCTTTTAACGGCGAACGAGCTGGCGCTGAAAGACCTGAAACCTGCTATAGAGGGCGAAGTAGAGCCGAACGCCACGCTGAAAGGCCCTGTATCAGTGGGCAAAGGCACGCTGATCAGGAATGGCGCCTACATCGTCGGGCCCTGCATTATCGGCGAGAACTGCGACATCGGCCCCAACTGCTTCATCCGGGCATCCACGAGTATTGGTAATAACGTCCACATCGGCAACGCCGTGGAAATCAAGAATTCTATTGTAATGAACGGCACCAAGATCGGGCACCTCAGCTACGTAGGAGACAGCGTCATCGGCGAAAGATGCAACTTCGGCGCCGGCACCAAGATCGCCAACCTCCGGCTCGACGAGAAGACCATCCCCGTGACCGTCAACGGCAAAAAGACCGACAGCGGCAGGCGCAAGCTCGGCTGCATCATGGGCGACGACGTCCACACTGGCATAGGCAGCCTCATCAACGTGGGCACCTCCATCGGACCCGGGGCGTTTATCGGGCCCGGTGAGCTGGCGAAGGGCGAGATCAAAAAGGGCGAGCGCCTGATCACCAGATAA
- the glmU gene encoding bifunctional sugar-1-phosphate nucleotidylyltransferase/acetyltransferase, translating to MKAVVLAAGEGSRLKPFTATRPKVMIPVGNKPILEYVINALQESGIIDIVMVVGYKREKIMDYFGDGHKWGVNITYVEQFQQLGTAHALRQASHLIKDHFLVINGDTVIDASAIKEIIKYKVGDATMLTVSVDKAQAYGVVETQNNLVKGIEEKPKYKEAGNIVNAGVYCFSPKVFDFLEYMDISERGEYEVTDAIRKMIESNYSVRAVHTSALWMDAVYLWNLIDLNAATLAGRKPENHGTVEEGARILGPVYIGENTVIRSGSYIVGPVSIGDSCDIGPNTVILPSTSIGSNSTIEPFARISNSILMNNVRVSSFSNISSSIIGEGTTLGSSFIAEAETTRVEVENSLMRATIGAVVGDNTNIGGRVLVKPGKIIGVRCKIGSGALIGSSVADNTKVL from the coding sequence ATGAAGGCAGTCGTTCTTGCCGCTGGCGAGGGTAGCAGGCTGAAGCCTTTTACGGCAACCCGTCCCAAGGTGATGATCCCGGTCGGCAACAAGCCTATTTTAGAATATGTAATCAACGCTCTCCAGGAGAGCGGCATCATCGACATTGTCATGGTGGTGGGATACAAGCGGGAAAAGATCATGGACTACTTCGGCGACGGCCACAAGTGGGGCGTGAACATCACCTACGTGGAGCAGTTCCAGCAGCTCGGGACGGCGCACGCGCTCCGGCAGGCATCCCACCTGATCAAAGACCACTTTTTGGTGATAAACGGCGACACCGTGATCGACGCGTCCGCCATTAAAGAGATCATCAAGTACAAGGTCGGGGACGCGACCATGCTCACGGTCAGCGTGGACAAGGCCCAGGCTTACGGCGTCGTGGAGACGCAGAACAACCTCGTCAAAGGCATTGAGGAGAAGCCGAAGTACAAAGAGGCCGGCAACATCGTCAACGCGGGCGTCTACTGTTTCTCCCCCAAGGTCTTTGATTTCCTGGAGTACATGGACATCTCCGAGCGGGGCGAATATGAGGTCACCGACGCGATCAGGAAGATGATCGAGAGCAACTACTCCGTTAGAGCCGTCCACACGAGCGCGCTCTGGATGGACGCCGTCTACCTGTGGAACCTCATCGACCTCAACGCGGCCACGCTGGCCGGGCGGAAGCCGGAGAACCATGGCACAGTCGAGGAGGGCGCCCGCATCCTCGGCCCCGTCTACATCGGGGAAAACACGGTGATCCGGTCCGGCTCATACATCGTCGGGCCCGTTTCTATTGGCGACAGCTGCGACATCGGCCCGAACACTGTGATTTTGCCGAGCACCAGCATCGGCAGCAACTCCACGATCGAGCCGTTCGCCAGAATCTCCAACAGCATACTCATGAACAACGTCAGAGTGTCGTCCTTCAGCAACATCTCCTCCTCAATCATAGGCGAAGGCACGACCCTCGGCTCCTCGTTCATCGCGGAGGCCGAGACGACCCGGGTAGAGGTCGAGAACTCCCTGATGCGCGCCACCATCGGCGCCGTCGTCGGAGATAACACAAACATCGGTGGCAGGGTGTTAGTCAAGCCGGGCAAGATCATCGGAGTCAGGTGCAAGATCGGCTCGGGGGCGCTGATCGGGTCGAGTGTGGCAGACAATACGAAGGTCCTGTAA
- a CDS encoding tRNA(Ile)(2)-agmatinylcytidine synthase — translation MLYVGLDDTDSKLGMCTTYLAAVLAERLAKFGLVGFPRLIRFNPNIKYKTRGNAGLALALDAGPGAMDEVERIALAAVKEHARLEDENTNPGVVLYCGEITQELKDYALRVVRDVVEISEAEALAEKYGMRVHKFKIGRGIIGALGAICMDLYDHTYELLAYRMPENYEKPRQLDRSSVYAMDAATYPDTWDNVDLHNKVIVFSPHTPDPVLYGIRGNSPDVLLKAQRMLVTEPVERCQIFITNQGTDMHLLSVGSIVEAKDDRSYILKGKVTQAPHTIEGGHVFFEIGDKTGVLKCSAFEPTKNFREIVRKLVPGDEVKVYGSVKDRTVNLEKLEIVNLVPLTRTVSPVCPQCGRHMESAGAGQGYRCRKCKTKAPGQITQEIERDLKFGLYEVPPTARRHLAKQIIRIAEPWCAMHPSR, via the coding sequence ATGCTCTACGTAGGACTCGACGACACCGACTCGAAGCTCGGCATGTGTACCACGTATCTGGCAGCAGTTTTAGCAGAGCGTCTCGCTAAGTTCGGGCTTGTCGGATTCCCCCGCCTGATCAGGTTCAACCCCAACATCAAATACAAGACCAGAGGCAACGCCGGCCTCGCGCTCGCACTGGATGCAGGCCCCGGGGCGATGGACGAGGTAGAGCGGATTGCGCTGGCCGCCGTCAAAGAGCACGCCCGCCTGGAAGACGAGAACACCAATCCCGGAGTGGTATTGTATTGCGGCGAGATCACTCAGGAGCTCAAGGATTACGCCCTCCGGGTGGTCAGAGATGTGGTGGAGATATCCGAGGCAGAGGCCCTGGCAGAAAAGTACGGCATGCGCGTCCACAAGTTCAAGATCGGCAGGGGCATCATCGGCGCTCTCGGGGCTATCTGCATGGACCTCTACGACCACACTTACGAGCTTCTGGCCTACCGGATGCCGGAAAACTACGAGAAGCCCCGGCAGCTGGACCGAAGCTCTGTATACGCAATGGACGCTGCCACCTACCCCGATACGTGGGACAACGTAGACCTGCATAACAAGGTGATCGTATTCTCACCGCATACCCCGGACCCCGTCCTGTACGGCATCCGGGGCAACAGCCCTGATGTTTTATTAAAAGCGCAGCGGATGCTGGTAACCGAGCCGGTGGAGCGTTGCCAGATCTTCATCACCAACCAGGGCACGGACATGCACCTGCTATCGGTCGGATCTATTGTGGAGGCGAAGGACGACCGTTCGTATATTCTCAAGGGAAAAGTGACGCAGGCGCCACATACTATCGAGGGGGGCCACGTCTTCTTCGAGATCGGGGACAAAACCGGGGTTTTAAAGTGCTCCGCCTTCGAGCCGACCAAGAATTTTAGAGAGATCGTGCGCAAGCTGGTGCCCGGAGACGAGGTGAAGGTTTACGGCAGCGTCAAGGATCGGACGGTAAATCTGGAAAAGCTGGAGATCGTAAATCTCGTACCCCTGACTCGGACAGTGTCTCCTGTCTGCCCGCAGTGCGGCCGGCACATGGAGTCCGCAGGCGCGGGCCAGGGCTACCGGTGCAGGAAGTGCAAGACAAAGGCGCCTGGGCAGATTACTCAGGAGATCGAGAGAGACCTGAAGTTTGGGCTCTACGAAGTCCCGCCCACGGCAAGGAGGCACCTGGCAAAGCAGATCATCAGGATTGCTGAGCCGTGGTGCGCGATGCATCCAAGCAGGTAA
- the glmS gene encoding glutamine--fructose-6-phosphate transaminase (isomerizing), which produces MCGIVGYIGCGKTTEVLLDSLGRLEYRGYDSAGIAVVNGDGVEIIKSAERIARLKEQVPKTLMSSVGIGHTRWATHGKPSQANAHPHRDCTGRIAVVHNGIIENYQELKKELQARGHVFTSETDTEVISHLVEEYYTGNTLRAILEAVQHLRGSFAFALINKDEPDQIIAARKESPLVIGIGDDQFFLASDVTAFLRYTRRAVFLDDGDIAILTPHGLSIKDFNGNSVLREVRIIEWDLEAAEKSGYEHFMLKEIHEQPKSLKDVLSGRINELTGDVELPEIKLTQEQINDIRRIVIVACGTSYHAGLAGKYVLEMLTDVPVSVEIGSEFRYSSSRTDHHTLIIALSQSGETADTAASVKDAVKKGAYVIAVTNTVGSTIARESQSTIYMRCGPEIGVAATKTFTSQLAVMYLLSIYLGRRRNTLNAYNAMKLLSDLKNLPRDAQAVLDQSEAIASYAKIFSRANLFLFVGRHLNYPVALEGALKLKEISYIFSEGFAAGELKHGPLALLTTGVPVIAITTKSPTYEKMISNIKEIKARDASVIAIASEGDEAISQLVDVVIRVPDVGEIVSPILSSIVLQLFAYHVAVCTGCPIDKPRNLAKSVTVE; this is translated from the coding sequence ATGTGTGGAATAGTCGGTTATATCGGATGCGGAAAAACGACTGAAGTACTGCTCGACTCGCTGGGCCGGCTCGAATACCGGGGCTACGACTCGGCAGGCATCGCCGTCGTCAACGGCGACGGAGTGGAGATCATCAAGTCGGCGGAGCGGATCGCCAGGCTCAAGGAGCAGGTGCCAAAAACGCTGATGTCCAGCGTAGGCATCGGCCACACCAGGTGGGCCACCCACGGCAAGCCCTCTCAGGCTAACGCCCACCCCCACCGGGACTGCACCGGCAGGATCGCCGTCGTCCACAACGGCATCATCGAGAACTACCAGGAGCTTAAGAAAGAGCTACAGGCCAGAGGCCACGTGTTCACCTCCGAGACCGACACCGAGGTCATCAGCCACCTCGTAGAAGAGTACTATACAGGCAACACACTCCGCGCCATACTCGAGGCGGTCCAGCACCTCAGAGGCTCTTTCGCCTTCGCGTTAATTAATAAGGACGAGCCCGACCAGATCATCGCCGCCCGCAAAGAGAGCCCCCTCGTCATCGGCATCGGGGACGACCAGTTCTTCCTCGCCTCCGACGTCACCGCATTCCTCCGGTACACGAGAAGGGCCGTCTTCCTCGACGACGGCGACATCGCCATCCTGACGCCGCACGGCCTCTCCATCAAGGACTTCAACGGCAACAGCGTACTGCGGGAAGTCCGCATCATCGAATGGGACCTCGAAGCGGCGGAGAAGTCCGGCTACGAGCACTTCATGCTCAAGGAGATCCACGAGCAGCCCAAATCCCTGAAAGACGTGCTCTCCGGCCGCATCAACGAGCTCACCGGCGACGTGGAGCTGCCGGAGATCAAGCTGACGCAGGAGCAGATAAACGACATCCGCCGCATCGTCATCGTCGCCTGCGGCACCTCCTACCACGCGGGCCTCGCCGGCAAATACGTCCTCGAAATGCTGACCGACGTACCGGTCAGCGTGGAGATCGGCTCGGAGTTCCGGTACTCCTCCAGCAGGACCGACCACCACACCCTCATCATCGCGCTCTCCCAGTCGGGCGAGACGGCGGACACCGCCGCCTCCGTCAAGGACGCGGTCAAGAAGGGCGCCTATGTCATCGCCGTAACGAACACAGTCGGCAGCACCATCGCCCGGGAATCCCAGAGCACGATCTACATGCGATGCGGCCCCGAGATCGGCGTCGCCGCGACCAAGACGTTCACCTCCCAGCTGGCCGTCATGTACCTGCTCTCCATCTACCTCGGCCGCAGGAGAAACACCCTCAACGCCTACAACGCCATGAAACTGCTGTCGGATCTGAAAAACCTGCCCAGGGACGCCCAGGCGGTCCTGGACCAGAGCGAGGCTATCGCCAGCTATGCTAAAATTTTCTCCAGGGCTAACCTGTTCCTCTTCGTAGGCCGCCACCTCAACTACCCGGTGGCGCTGGAAGGCGCTTTAAAGCTGAAAGAGATCTCCTACATCTTCTCCGAAGGCTTCGCAGCCGGAGAACTGAAGCACGGGCCGCTGGCCCTGCTGACCACTGGCGTGCCCGTCATCGCCATCACCACAAAGTCTCCCACGTACGAAAAAATGATCAGCAACATCAAGGAGATCAAAGCCCGGGATGCATCGGTCATCGCCATCGCCAGCGAGGGCGACGAAGCCATCTCCCAGCTGGTCGACGTGGTCATCAGAGTGCCGGACGTCGGGGAGATCGTCTCGCCCATCCTGTCCTCCATCGTGCTCCAGCTCTTCGCCTACCACGTGGCCGTCTGCACCGGCTGCCCGATCGACAAGCCCAGGAACCTCGCCAAATCAGTCACGGTGGAGTAA
- the glmM gene encoding phosphoglucosamine mutase, giving the protein MALFGSSGIRGVIGSGMTPELALKAGKALGLLHKKIVIGHDPRTSSHMIEDAMVAGMLCSGARVTRIGLVSTPTLAYAARNYDCGIMITASHNPPEYNGIKFWNPDGMAFSLKQQDELERLIESDIRGVGWEYIGSESHASNAILDHIDVILRNVEKCSLKVVVDCGCGAATTITPYVLREMGCKVISLNAQPDGFFPARDPEPIDENLSELKEAVKAFDADLGIAHDGDADRMMAVDDQGRLVTGDELLAYFCRFEVKDSVVCPVDASMVVDRCKPGVKVYRTRIGDAFVSEEVRKVNADFGGETSGTWIFPRISYCPDGIYAAAKLVELVSKNGRLSKAIADLPRYPLKRGGMKFSHGNKADIMGGIRAEIEQANSRINTLDGVRVEYPEGWVLIRPSGTEPKIRITAEAVDEGAAEKLYSQAESIVKRCIDSCAQ; this is encoded by the coding sequence ATGGCGCTATTCGGCTCATCAGGCATCAGGGGCGTCATCGGCTCGGGAATGACCCCGGAGCTGGCGCTCAAAGCCGGCAAAGCTCTTGGCTTGCTACACAAGAAAATCGTCATCGGCCACGATCCCCGGACCTCCAGCCACATGATCGAGGACGCCATGGTCGCAGGCATGCTCTGCTCGGGAGCGAGGGTGACCCGGATAGGGCTGGTCTCCACGCCGACTCTCGCCTACGCCGCCCGCAACTACGACTGCGGCATCATGATCACTGCCTCCCACAATCCGCCCGAGTACAACGGCATCAAGTTCTGGAACCCGGACGGCATGGCCTTCTCGCTCAAGCAGCAGGACGAGCTGGAACGGCTGATCGAGAGCGACATCAGGGGCGTCGGGTGGGAGTACATCGGCTCCGAAAGCCACGCCAGCAACGCCATTCTGGATCACATCGACGTCATCCTCAGGAACGTCGAGAAGTGCAGCCTCAAAGTCGTCGTCGACTGCGGCTGCGGCGCCGCCACGACGATCACTCCCTACGTGCTCCGGGAGATGGGCTGCAAGGTGATATCGCTCAACGCCCAGCCCGACGGCTTCTTCCCCGCAAGGGACCCCGAGCCGATCGACGAGAACCTCTCCGAGCTGAAAGAGGCAGTGAAAGCCTTCGACGCCGACCTGGGGATTGCCCACGACGGGGATGCGGACCGCATGATGGCCGTGGACGACCAGGGCAGGCTCGTGACGGGCGACGAACTGCTGGCATACTTCTGCCGGTTCGAAGTAAAGGACTCTGTGGTATGCCCTGTGGACGCCTCCATGGTAGTGGACAGGTGCAAGCCCGGGGTCAAAGTATATCGTACCCGGATCGGGGACGCTTTTGTGTCGGAGGAAGTGCGCAAGGTCAACGCCGACTTCGGCGGGGAGACCAGCGGCACCTGGATCTTCCCGAGGATCTCCTACTGTCCCGACGGCATCTACGCTGCAGCCAAGCTCGTGGAGCTGGTGAGTAAAAATGGCAGGCTGTCGAAGGCGATCGCCGATCTTCCGAGGTACCCGCTCAAGAGGGGCGGCATGAAATTTTCACATGGTAATAAGGCCGACATCATGGGCGGCATCCGGGCGGAGATCGAACAGGCGAACTCCAGGATCAACACGCTGGACGGCGTGAGGGTGGAATACCCCGAAGGCTGGGTGCTGATCAGGCCGTCGGGCACCGAGCCCAAGATCAGGATTACGGCGGAGGCCGTCGATGAGGGCGCGGCCGAAAAGCTTTACTCTCAGGCCGAGTCTATCGTTAAAAGGTGCATCGACTCATGCGCGCAGTAA
- a CDS encoding 50S ribosomal protein L40e: MARFPEAEARTLNLQICRKCNARNALRATRCRKCGYEGLRPKKKELKK; encoded by the coding sequence ATGGCGAGATTCCCCGAAGCAGAGGCCCGGACCCTGAACCTCCAGATCTGCCGCAAATGCAACGCGCGGAACGCGTTAAGGGCAACGCGCTGCAGAAAGTGCGGTTACGAAGGTCTCAGGCCGAAGAAGAAAGAGCTGAAGAAATAA
- a CDS encoding transcriptional regulator, whose protein sequence is MTRETLLDRVIALLWKAEFTLSEKCDIRPRSFDVAARRGKTLLLVKVLSNIEGMSEETSQEMRRLSVLFNGSPIVIGEHTNDHPLEIGAVYLRYGIPCVNIETLHDFFIEEVPPLVYAAPGGLYVEIDGETLRSLREAKNISLGELAMALGVSRRTISKYESGMNATIEAALKLEEILDAPIACPVNMIVMFERTAKDADPSPNDLRNASALEKEALGTLMHIGFEVFHTTKAPFNALSQDDAAKMITGVSDYNEAMLKKAKFMSSLADVAGTYSLFIVKGPHRPKAVGNTLLIKSEELKQFDDRSDLFDLLLSREVKKANAGK, encoded by the coding sequence ATGACCCGGGAAACGCTGCTGGACAGAGTCATCGCTCTGCTGTGGAAAGCAGAGTTCACCCTCTCGGAGAAGTGCGACATCCGGCCCCGAAGTTTTGACGTGGCGGCTCGAAGGGGTAAAACCCTGCTACTTGTCAAAGTCCTGTCGAACATCGAGGGCATGAGCGAAGAGACTTCCCAGGAGATGCGACGGCTGTCCGTGCTCTTCAACGGCTCTCCGATCGTGATCGGCGAGCACACCAACGACCACCCCCTGGAGATAGGGGCAGTGTACCTCAGGTACGGCATACCCTGCGTCAACATCGAGACGCTCCACGACTTCTTCATCGAGGAGGTGCCTCCTCTCGTGTACGCGGCGCCGGGCGGCCTGTACGTGGAGATCGACGGCGAAACATTGAGGTCGCTGAGAGAGGCTAAAAACATTTCTCTGGGCGAGCTGGCCATGGCCCTCGGCGTGTCCCGGAGGACCATCAGCAAGTACGAGAGCGGCATGAACGCTACTATAGAGGCGGCGCTGAAGCTGGAAGAGATCCTGGACGCGCCCATTGCGTGCCCCGTCAACATGATCGTCATGTTCGAGCGGACCGCCAAAGACGCGGACCCGTCTCCCAACGACCTGCGCAACGCCAGCGCCCTGGAAAAAGAAGCGCTCGGCACGCTCATGCACATAGGCTTCGAGGTGTTCCACACCACAAAAGCCCCGTTCAACGCGCTGTCCCAGGACGACGCAGCCAAGATGATCACCGGGGTCAGCGACTACAACGAAGCCATGCTGAAGAAGGCGAAATTCATGTCCAGCCTGGCAGACGTCGCCGGCACCTATTCCCTCTTCATAGTCAAAGGGCCTCACAGGCCCAAGGCAGTCGGGAATACGCTGCTGATCAAGAGCGAAGAGCTCAAGCAGTTCGACGACCGGAGCGATCTGTTCGACTTATTGTTGTCTCGTGAAGTGAAGAAGGCGAACGCGGGTAAGTAG
- a CDS encoding nucleotidyl transferase AbiEii/AbiGii toxin family protein → MADEELLRYAALKTGLGLKYLSKDEKVSLALEQLRPLFPDAIFKGGTALNRVYLAKNGVSRFSEDIDLDYISHGSLDEMIARIKTGIYGLNGFNISGPRIMHRTIRFDCGYMNEFGERDQIKIEFYLNNVKSLRTEDVLVKSPFIEAHTTLFKTYSLEDLIAKKLIALHNRTEGKDIYDLFYSLDLDYSWDKLNLALDLAREHYKVEKEGFYDRLAQKLQDAKKNSFYVGNSTNHFIPARLRPDWKIFIATLGQKIERMSDENTSHEG, encoded by the coding sequence ATGGCTGACGAAGAGCTATTACGATATGCAGCCCTGAAGACCGGGCTCGGGCTCAAATACCTGTCCAAGGATGAGAAAGTGTCTCTGGCACTCGAACAACTGAGACCGCTATTCCCGGATGCGATATTCAAGGGAGGGACAGCACTGAACCGGGTGTACCTGGCGAAGAATGGCGTCAGCAGGTTCTCCGAGGATATCGACCTGGATTATATCTCCCACGGAAGCCTCGACGAGATGATCGCCCGGATTAAGACCGGCATATACGGCCTAAACGGGTTCAACATCTCCGGGCCTCGAATCATGCACCGGACCATCAGGTTCGACTGCGGCTACATGAACGAGTTCGGCGAGCGAGACCAGATAAAAATTGAGTTTTACCTGAATAACGTCAAATCGCTGCGAACTGAAGATGTTCTCGTTAAATCGCCCTTCATAGAGGCTCATACCACGCTATTTAAAACATACTCGCTCGAGGACCTGATAGCGAAAAAATTGATCGCCCTGCACAACCGGACTGAAGGAAAGGACATCTATGACTTGTTTTACAGTCTCGACCTGGACTACTCCTGGGACAAACTGAATCTGGCCCTGGACTTAGCCCGAGAGCATTACAAAGTAGAGAAAGAAGGCTTTTACGATCGCCTGGCGCAAAAGCTGCAGGACGCGAAGAAAAATTCCTTTTACGTCGGCAACTCTACTAACCACTTTATCCCGGCACGCCTTCGACCTGACTGGAAGATCTTCATCGCTACGCTGGGGCAAAAGATCGAACGTATGTCTGACGAGAATACATCCCACGAGGGCTGA
- a CDS encoding type IV toxin-antitoxin system AbiEi family antitoxin domain-containing protein yields MYKNIYLTAQEQLVFNAISSYDLISVAEIVDLLPGMSEYKINKTCANLASKGYLYRLQKSLYLVQNKPSDVPVMKDPYRVALTLYKGYIGFSSALRIYDLLDYEPFTIFIVTSNMSREKQIGEYVFKAVAMGKRATGMSYYKGIYTSTLAKTFFDCFYKPQYSGGYSTITKAMYESKGLDWREFVGYFDMASDALCQRTGYVLDMLNRETYIVPDQALEYFRSRIKNNTRLLPSGGGKETYSREWMLQDNLGRENILSWWNYG; encoded by the coding sequence GTGTATAAAAATATCTATTTAACAGCACAAGAGCAACTCGTCTTCAACGCCATCTCTTCATATGATCTTATCTCGGTAGCGGAGATTGTCGATCTATTGCCCGGCATGAGCGAATATAAAATCAATAAAACCTGTGCGAACCTCGCATCTAAGGGATATCTATACCGACTACAGAAAAGTCTCTACCTTGTACAGAATAAGCCGTCGGACGTGCCTGTCATGAAAGACCCGTACAGAGTCGCTTTAACGCTATACAAAGGCTATATCGGTTTTTCATCCGCTCTCAGGATCTACGACCTCCTTGACTACGAGCCATTTACCATTTTCATAGTCACGAGCAACATGTCCCGGGAGAAACAGATCGGCGAATATGTCTTCAAAGCAGTAGCCATGGGAAAGCGGGCGACAGGGATGAGCTATTATAAAGGCATCTACACATCGACGCTGGCCAAGACTTTCTTCGACTGTTTCTACAAGCCTCAGTATAGCGGAGGCTATTCGACGATCACGAAAGCTATGTACGAATCGAAAGGCCTGGACTGGAGGGAGTTTGTCGGGTACTTCGATATGGCCTCTGATGCCCTGTGCCAGCGGACAGGGTATGTTTTAGACATGCTCAACCGGGAAACTTACATCGTGCCCGATCAGGCGCTAGAGTATTTCAGGAGCAGGATCAAGAACAATACCCGGCTCTTGCCATCTGGAGGCGGAAAAGAGACCTACAGCCGGGAATGGATGCTACAGGATAACCTGGGGAGAGAGAATATTCTGTCATGGTGGAACTATGGCTGA